A stretch of the Azorhizobium caulinodans ORS 571 genome encodes the following:
- a CDS encoding peptidoglycan-binding protein — MRAIDIVRRVAPKARPEYLAAFEAGEAQLEAASVTTPLRLANLLAQVLHETGGLTIVRESGAYSAPRILAIFGRGVHSAAVTPAEAERLAGDGPALFERVYGLGNPRMAAQLGNTQPGDGWKYRGNGLLQTTGRGQHREMGQRAGVGDLFERTPELVTAAELALKPALAEWTRGGCNTLADKGDIRQITRIINGGYNGLPDRQEWLDRIWSQIGTGALWRAAGADDATADLQESLNALGYSLTVDGRQGPATTAAIRDFQSRNGLKADGIAGPVTLAALAARLAPAKSPKAA; from the coding sequence ATGCGAGCAATCGACATTGTGCGACGGGTCGCGCCCAAGGCGCGGCCCGAATATCTCGCCGCGTTCGAGGCTGGGGAGGCGCAGCTTGAGGCGGCGAGTGTCACCACGCCGCTGCGCCTCGCCAATCTGCTGGCGCAGGTGCTGCATGAGACCGGCGGGCTCACCATCGTTCGGGAGAGCGGCGCCTACAGCGCGCCGCGCATCCTCGCCATTTTCGGGCGCGGCGTGCACTCGGCTGCCGTCACACCGGCCGAGGCCGAGCGCCTGGCGGGCGACGGGCCGGCGCTGTTCGAGCGCGTCTATGGCCTCGGCAACCCGCGCATGGCGGCACAGCTCGGCAACACCCAGCCGGGCGACGGCTGGAAGTACCGGGGGAACGGCCTGCTCCAGACCACCGGGCGCGGCCAGCATCGCGAGATGGGGCAGCGGGCAGGCGTCGGGGATCTGTTCGAGCGCACCCCGGAGCTGGTGACGGCGGCCGAGCTTGCCCTCAAGCCGGCGCTCGCCGAGTGGACGCGCGGCGGCTGCAACACGCTCGCCGACAAGGGCGACATCCGCCAGATCACCCGCATCATCAACGGCGGCTATAACGGCCTGCCGGATCGTCAGGAGTGGCTGGATCGCATCTGGAGCCAGATCGGCACCGGCGCCCTCTGGCGCGCTGCCGGCGCGGACGATGCGACGGCGGATCTGCAAGAGAGCCTCAACGCCCTCGGTTATAGCCTCACGGTGGACGGGCGGCAGGGGCCGGCCACCACGGCGGCGATCCGCGACTTCCAGTCCCGCAACGGGCTGAAGGCGGACGGCATCGCCGGCCCGGTGACGCTCGCGGCGCTCGCCGCCCGGCTGGCGCCGGCCAAGTCGCCGAAGGCAGCCTGA
- a CDS encoding Arc family DNA-binding protein, whose amino-acid sequence MTQDTPSRYMDKIVIRVPDGLRDRIAVAAKANGRSVNSELVALLEEAYPAEPTVHEVIHLAGLLADDFLDAPEHLGLRQLRDTLKEVVEKLRDAAAEGYPNHPLNEFQVYRRKHGLPPIEMDEPNEEGE is encoded by the coding sequence ATGACCCAAGACACACCCAGCCGGTATATGGACAAGATCGTCATCCGGGTGCCCGATGGCTTGCGGGACCGGATCGCTGTAGCGGCGAAAGCCAATGGGCGTTCGGTAAACTCAGAACTCGTCGCGCTTCTTGAGGAGGCATATCCGGCGGAACCGACCGTTCACGAGGTTATCCACCTTGCTGGCCTCCTAGCGGACGATTTCCTCGATGCTCCCGAGCACCTCGGCCTTCGGCAGCTGCGTGACACTCTGAAAGAGGTGGTGGAGAAACTGAGGGACGCCGCGGCGGAAGGCTACCCCAACCACCCACTGAATGAGTTCCAAGTGTATCGGCGAAAGCACGGCCTCCCTCCCATCGAGATGGACGAACCCAACGAGGAGGGCGAATGA
- a CDS encoding type II toxin-antitoxin system RelE/ParE family toxin — MIVSVRGKFAEAVVAGKAAKGFPAELLRAAERKLRMIHAATALEDLRSPPGNHLEALKADRAGQHSIRINDQWRVCFRWTAAGAEDVEIVDYH; from the coding sequence ATGATCGTTTCCGTTCGAGGCAAGTTCGCCGAGGCGGTTGTGGCCGGCAAGGCTGCCAAGGGCTTTCCGGCGGAACTGCTCAGAGCCGCCGAAAGGAAACTGCGCATGATCCACGCGGCGACTGCGCTGGAGGATCTTCGGTCTCCGCCCGGAAATCACCTTGAGGCGCTGAAGGCGGATCGCGCGGGACAGCACTCCATCCGCATCAACGACCAGTGGCGCGTGTGCTTCCGTTGGACGGCCGCCGGCGCCGAGGACGTTGAAATCGTCGATTACCACTGA
- a CDS encoding CsbD family protein, giving the protein MNTNGITGAVTEAGGRIKEAAGAVGNDTGLRAEGLYDQAAGQAERAVGRAKDTVSHNPMSSILTAGLVGLAVGFILGRS; this is encoded by the coding sequence ATGAACACGAACGGAATCACCGGCGCCGTCACCGAGGCCGGCGGGCGCATCAAGGAAGCGGCGGGCGCCGTCGGAAACGACACCGGTCTGCGGGCCGAGGGCCTCTATGATCAGGCCGCCGGTCAGGCGGAAAGGGCGGTGGGCCGCGCCAAGGACACGGTGAGCCACAACCCCATGTCCTCCATCCTGACCGCCGGCCTCGTCGGCCTCGCCGTCGGCTTCATCCTCGGCCGCTCCTGA
- a CDS encoding MFS transporter yields MSVTTAGPATAHAPMTREEKKVIFASSLGTVFEWYDFYLYGSLAAIIGAQFFSAYPPATRDIFALLAFAAGFLVRPFGAIVFGRIGDLVGRKYTFLVTILIMGLSTFIVGILPNAATIGIAAPIILIVLRLLQGLALGGEYGGAATYVAEHAPHGRRGFYTSWIQTTATLGLFLSLLVILFTRSIVGEQNFAAWGWRIPFLVSIALLGISVWIRFQLNESPAFKKMKEEGTTSKAPLSEAFGQWKNLKFVLLALFGLVAGQGVVWYTGQFYALFFLQSILKVDGYTSNLLIAWSLLLGTGFFVFFGWLSDKIGRKPIILAGCLIAAASYFPLFNAITSYANPALENAIQNVKVTVVASPGECGSLFNPVGTRVYSAPCDVARDFLAKSSVKYSTETGAAGSGTVLKVNDTVVPFGPDFAKTATAALQAAGYPSAATNKDVIKMSHPFDIFQPRVAAVIGLLFVLVLFVTMVYGPIAAALVELFPTRVRYTSMSLPYHIGNGWFGGLLPATAFAMVAATGDIYYGLWYPIVIALGTFVIGLLFVPETKDRDIDDWH; encoded by the coding sequence ATGTCTGTCACGACTGCTGGCCCGGCCACGGCCCATGCACCGATGACGCGGGAGGAGAAGAAGGTCATCTTCGCCTCGTCCCTCGGCACGGTGTTCGAGTGGTACGATTTCTATCTCTACGGATCGCTTGCCGCGATCATCGGCGCGCAATTCTTCAGCGCCTATCCGCCGGCGACCCGCGATATCTTCGCGCTGCTGGCCTTCGCCGCCGGCTTCCTCGTGCGTCCCTTCGGCGCCATCGTGTTCGGGCGCATCGGCGATCTCGTCGGCCGCAAGTACACCTTCCTCGTCACCATCCTCATCATGGGCCTGTCGACCTTCATCGTCGGCATCCTGCCCAATGCGGCCACCATCGGCATCGCGGCTCCGATCATCCTGATCGTCCTGCGCCTGCTGCAGGGCCTCGCGCTCGGCGGCGAGTATGGCGGCGCGGCCACCTACGTGGCGGAGCATGCGCCGCACGGCCGCCGCGGCTTCTACACCTCCTGGATCCAGACCACCGCGACCCTGGGCCTGTTCCTGTCGCTGCTGGTGATCCTGTTCACCCGCTCCATCGTGGGCGAGCAGAACTTCGCCGCCTGGGGCTGGCGCATTCCCTTCCTGGTGTCCATCGCACTGCTCGGCATCTCGGTGTGGATCCGCTTCCAGCTCAATGAATCCCCGGCCTTCAAGAAGATGAAGGAAGAGGGCACGACCTCCAAGGCGCCGCTCTCGGAAGCCTTCGGCCAGTGGAAGAACCTGAAGTTCGTGCTGCTCGCCCTCTTCGGCCTCGTCGCCGGCCAGGGTGTGGTCTGGTACACGGGCCAGTTCTATGCCCTGTTCTTCCTGCAATCGATCCTGAAGGTGGATGGCTACACCTCCAACCTGCTGATCGCGTGGTCGCTGCTGCTGGGCACGGGCTTCTTCGTGTTCTTCGGCTGGCTGTCGGACAAGATCGGCCGCAAGCCCATCATCCTTGCCGGCTGCCTCATCGCCGCCGCCAGCTACTTCCCGCTCTTCAACGCCATCACCTCCTACGCCAACCCGGCGCTGGAGAATGCGATCCAGAACGTGAAGGTCACCGTCGTCGCCTCGCCCGGCGAATGCGGCAGCCTCTTCAACCCGGTCGGCACCCGCGTCTACTCGGCGCCGTGCGACGTGGCCCGCGACTTCCTCGCCAAGTCCTCGGTGAAGTATTCCACCGAGACCGGCGCGGCGGGCTCCGGCACCGTGCTGAAGGTCAACGACACCGTGGTGCCCTTCGGCCCCGACTTCGCCAAGACCGCCACGGCGGCGCTCCAGGCGGCGGGCTACCCGAGCGCGGCGACCAACAAGGACGTGATCAAGATGTCGCATCCGTTCGACATCTTCCAGCCGCGGGTCGCGGCGGTCATCGGCCTGCTGTTCGTCCTCGTGCTCTTCGTGACCATGGTGTACGGCCCCATCGCCGCCGCGCTGGTGGAACTCTTCCCCACCCGCGTCCGCTACACCTCCATGTCGCTGCCCTACCATATCGGCAACGGCTGGTTCGGCGGCCTGCTGCCGGCCACCGCCTTCGCCATGGTGGCGGCCACCGGCGACATCTACTACGGCCTCTGGTACCCGATCGTGATCGCGCTCGGCACCTTCGTCATCGGCCTGCTGTTCGTGCCGGAGACCAAGGACCGGGACATCGACGACTGGCACTGA
- a CDS encoding Arc family DNA-binding protein: MPDGLRDRIKDAAKNSRRSTNAEIILHLERIFPAPVAATEPKAS, encoded by the coding sequence GTGCCCGATGGTCTCCGGGACAGGATCAAGGACGCCGCCAAAAACAGCCGGCGTTCAACGAATGCGGAAATCATTTTGCATCTGGAGCGGATCTTTCCTGCTCCGGTCGCGGCGACGGAGCCCAAGGCCTCGTAA
- a CDS encoding transglycosylase SLT domain-containing protein → MADPSIIDEVRRRAQAAGLPPGVVEAIVAQESGFNPTTRPIGKDGRPLSSATGLFQMLDSDRKQYGLPANAPISQQIDAGIRKTQDNWNVARGALGRDPTPAELYAVHYQGVGAGPALLRADPNAGFRDTLNAYRAGWGDKVVSANPWLGQINTVGDFLNWSAGKINPKVAQYGGPAPGGPPAAQTAAVPPQAPSQAALAAPGSAPAADPAATALSSLASLQRVFGSLAPQQQPAPAPMQAQRPQIDLQRVAAAIQAAQQPLSNL, encoded by the coding sequence ATGGCCGACCCGTCCATCATCGACGAGGTGCGCCGCCGTGCGCAGGCGGCTGGCCTGCCGCCGGGCGTCGTCGAGGCGATCGTCGCGCAGGAGAGCGGCTTCAACCCCACAACCCGGCCGATCGGCAAGGACGGGCGCCCGCTGTCTTCGGCCACGGGCCTGTTCCAGATGCTGGACAGCGACCGGAAGCAGTACGGCCTGCCTGCCAACGCACCCATCTCCCAGCAGATCGACGCCGGCATTCGGAAGACGCAGGACAACTGGAACGTCGCACGCGGCGCGCTGGGGCGCGACCCCACGCCGGCCGAGCTCTATGCGGTCCATTACCAGGGCGTCGGCGCCGGGCCTGCGCTGCTGCGCGCCGACCCGAACGCTGGGTTCCGCGACACGCTGAACGCCTATCGGGCGGGCTGGGGCGACAAGGTGGTTAGCGCCAATCCGTGGCTGGGCCAGATCAACACGGTGGGCGATTTTCTGAATTGGTCGGCCGGCAAGATCAATCCGAAGGTCGCGCAGTATGGCGGGCCGGCGCCGGGCGGCCCGCCAGCAGCCCAGACCGCCGCCGTGCCGCCGCAGGCCCCATCTCAGGCGGCCTTGGCCGCTCCCGGCAGCGCGCCGGCCGCAGACCCCGCCGCCACGGCCCTCAGCTCGCTTGCAAGCCTTCAGCGCGTGTTCGGCTCGCTCGCGCCCCAGCAGCAGCCCGCGCCCGCGCCGATGCAGGCCCAGCGCCCGCAGATCGACCTCCAGCGCGTCGCCGCCGCGATCCAGGCGGCCCAGCAGCCGCTTTCCAACCTCTGA
- a CDS encoding HigA family addiction module antitoxin produces MAIKFARPVHPGEILREEYLVPLHLSAGQLAKALGVPRTRIERIVKEEFGISADTALRLARFFRTTPGFWLNLQQDYEIETESRKLAEELDRIQPFEEAAAA; encoded by the coding sequence ATGGCCATCAAGTTCGCTCGCCCTGTCCACCCGGGCGAGATCCTGCGCGAGGAATATTTGGTCCCGCTGCACTTGAGCGCCGGCCAACTCGCCAAGGCCCTGGGCGTGCCGCGCACGCGCATCGAGCGGATCGTGAAGGAGGAGTTCGGCATCTCCGCCGACACCGCGCTCCGGCTTGCCCGATTTTTCAGGACGACGCCCGGGTTCTGGCTGAACCTCCAGCAGGATTACGAGATCGAGACGGAGAGCAGGAAACTGGCGGAAGAGCTGGATCGCATCCAGCCGTTTGAGGAAGCCGCCGCAGCGTGA
- a CDS encoding S1/P1 nuclease: MAYLVRAFALALSFLAAPSTVWAWGEDGHAIVAEIAQRRLTPTGAALVASLLPKGASLASVASWADDVRPDHPETRRWHYVGIPMGAATYDPLRDCPSRPEGDCIVAAIERARLDMHCAPEPAARTDALKLLVHLMGDLHQPMHAIAADHLGTRRKVLLNWAGQACTHDCEAPPPTTNMHVLWDTTLVRKASLSWGGYVDRLEAGWLKEADAAAVAAGTPADWASETHGVGLAMYALVPPDNVINTTYYRAALPVLDQQLGKAGLRLAHEINAAVTCPKP, encoded by the coding sequence ATGGCGTATCTCGTCCGGGCCTTCGCGCTGGCGCTTAGTTTTCTCGCCGCGCCCTCCACGGTCTGGGCCTGGGGCGAGGACGGACATGCTATCGTTGCGGAGATCGCCCAGCGCCGCCTGACACCGACCGGCGCCGCCCTCGTCGCCAGCCTGCTGCCCAAGGGTGCCTCGCTCGCATCCGTGGCGAGCTGGGCCGACGACGTGCGCCCGGATCACCCGGAGACCCGGCGCTGGCATTATGTCGGCATCCCCATGGGCGCCGCCACCTACGACCCGCTGCGGGATTGCCCGTCCCGCCCCGAGGGGGATTGCATCGTCGCCGCGATCGAACGCGCCCGCCTCGACATGCACTGCGCGCCCGAGCCGGCGGCGCGGACGGACGCGCTGAAGCTGCTCGTCCACCTTATGGGCGATCTCCACCAGCCCATGCACGCCATCGCCGCCGACCATCTGGGCACCCGCCGCAAGGTCCTGCTCAATTGGGCCGGACAGGCCTGCACGCACGATTGCGAGGCCCCGCCTCCCACCACCAACATGCACGTGCTCTGGGACACCACCCTGGTGCGCAAGGCATCCCTGAGCTGGGGCGGCTACGTGGACCGGCTCGAGGCCGGCTGGCTCAAGGAGGCGGACGCCGCCGCGGTGGCCGCCGGCACTCCAGCCGACTGGGCGAGCGAGACCCATGGGGTCGGCCTCGCCATGTACGCGCTCGTCCCGCCGGACAATGTCATCAACACCACCTATTACCGTGCCGCCCTGCCCGTCCTCGATCAGCAGCTCGGCAAGGCCGGCCTGCGGCTGGCGCACGAGATCAATGCCGCCGTCACCTGCCCGAAGCCGTAA
- a CDS encoding Panacea domain-containing protein, protein MWGIPALGAADARIWTFDTLQTILRGPSVAIAAGGWCDSHATPIVECGTWHWHLFSGGGLKMHSSLTIANRFLDLANEEGDTLTPMQLLKLVYIAHGWMLGLYGVPLINDEVQAWKYGPVIPKLYHSISQFRSDPVRGPLRAHDPDPLVSVENALIQQVYEIYGNMTGIELSRLTHQPGSPWAQTYQDGVSNIVISNDLIEDHYRTLASGAEA, encoded by the coding sequence ATGTGGGGAATTCCAGCATTGGGTGCGGCGGATGCCCGAATCTGGACATTTGATACCCTGCAGACCATATTGCGTGGGCCTTCGGTGGCGATCGCTGCCGGGGGGTGGTGTGATTCGCACGCGACGCCTATCGTCGAATGCGGAACATGGCATTGGCACCTGTTCAGCGGCGGAGGGCTGAAAATGCACAGTAGCCTGACCATCGCAAATCGCTTCCTCGACCTTGCCAACGAGGAGGGCGATACACTAACCCCAATGCAGCTTTTAAAGCTGGTCTATATCGCTCATGGCTGGATGCTTGGTCTTTATGGGGTGCCTCTCATAAATGATGAAGTTCAAGCTTGGAAATATGGACCCGTCATTCCCAAGCTCTACCATTCCATCAGCCAGTTTCGAAGCGATCCTGTGCGCGGCCCCTTGCGGGCGCACGATCCCGATCCACTTGTTTCTGTTGAAAATGCGCTAATTCAACAGGTATATGAAATATATGGAAATATGACGGGGATCGAGCTTTCGCGTCTCACGCATCAGCCTGGCTCGCCGTGGGCTCAGACATATCAGGATGGTGTGTCTAACATCGTAATTAGTAATGATTTGATCGAAGATCACTATCGCACCTTGGCAAGCGGCGCTGAGGCCTAA
- a CDS encoding phage antirepressor KilAC domain-containing protein, with protein sequence MTLLNIVPAAPEGNGAPLTMSTMEIAELTGKRHDNVLRDARKMVAELHGEGGLLSFEETVERPNPSGGAPIRSPILRLPKRETLILVSGYSVEMRARIIDRWMELEMGTAQPRMVVDPSDPKVMLAVFDHLQKQVAEKDAVIAAQGQKVKQLDRLGAADGSMCLTDAAKTLKKRPKDLITFLSTRHWIYKRVGNSSWLAYQDKIQAGYMEHIDHPFFDDQGRERIATRAHVTAKGLVKLAALLEEPLH encoded by the coding sequence ATGACACTTCTCAATATCGTCCCGGCCGCCCCAGAAGGCAACGGCGCGCCGCTCACCATGTCCACGATGGAAATCGCGGAGCTTACTGGAAAGCGCCACGACAATGTGCTGCGCGACGCGCGCAAGATGGTGGCTGAACTTCACGGGGAAGGGGGTCTCCTCAGTTTTGAGGAGACGGTTGAGCGGCCCAATCCTAGCGGCGGGGCGCCCATCAGATCGCCGATCCTCCGCCTCCCCAAGCGCGAGACGCTAATCCTTGTCTCCGGCTACAGCGTGGAGATGCGCGCCCGCATCATCGACCGCTGGATGGAGCTGGAGATGGGCACCGCGCAGCCGCGCATGGTCGTGGACCCCTCCGACCCCAAGGTGATGCTGGCCGTCTTCGACCACCTCCAGAAGCAGGTGGCGGAGAAGGATGCCGTCATCGCCGCGCAGGGCCAGAAGGTGAAGCAGCTCGACCGCCTCGGCGCCGCCGATGGCAGCATGTGCCTGACCGATGCGGCCAAGACGCTGAAGAAGCGGCCGAAGGACCTCATCACCTTTCTGTCGACCCGGCACTGGATCTACAAGCGCGTCGGAAACTCCAGCTGGCTCGCCTACCAGGACAAGATCCAGGCCGGCTACATGGAGCACATCGACCATCCCTTCTTCGACGATCAGGGGCGCGAGCGCATCGCGACGCGTGCCCATGTCACCGCCAAGGGCCTCGTGAAGCTCGCCGCGCTTCTCGAAGAGCCGCTGCACTGA